In Longimicrobium sp., the sequence CCCGGTTCGCCTTCAACAGCGTTTCCAGCTCCTCCTGCGACTGCGCAATCGCGGGAAAGCGTTCGCTCATCGGCCAACTCCGGTTGAGGTTGGCTCACAAAGATAAGCTAAGTGAACAATCCGTCAAGGGAATTGGTATGACCCCCAAGCATCGCAGGGTCTCACGCGGAGACGCGGAGACGCAGAGGAACTCCGTGCGGCGATGAGTTCTCTGCGTCTCCGCGTGAGATTGCGGTTAAGAAAGCGTGACACTCACGGCGGCGGCGGCTCCACGTGCGCGTTGCGGCGCGTGAGGCGCACCACGGTGCTGTCGCCCTTGCGCGCGGTGACGGGCACCTGCCACTCGAGCACCGCGTCCGGCAGCACGTAGCGCGACACCGCCCACCATTTCCCCGCGTCCACGCCGAAGCTGGCGCGGCCGGAGGTGTCGGTGGTGTCGGCGTGCTCGTCGCCGCTCCCCTTCACCGCCTCCTGGAAATCCTTGTCCACGTCGTGCAGCCACCTGTCGCGCGCGCGCCGGATGCTGTCGATCTGCGCGAGCAGCGCGCGGCGCTCGGCCTCGATCCTGCCTGTGGCGGTGTCGCCCCTCGCCTTGACGGCCGCTTCCTCGGCCTGCAAAGTGCGCAGGCGCTGCACCGAGGCGCCCGGGATCTTCGGCTCGGGCGTTCCGCTTTCGGTGGCGATTGAATCGAGCACGGCCTGGCGGTCGTACGGAAGCAGGCGGACGGGAAGGTCGCCCACGGGCTGGCCGTCGAGCGAGGCGCGCACCACCACGTTGTCGCCGCCGCCGCACGCACCGGCCGCGAGCAGGGCTGCCACCCACACGGATCGCTTCATCGCGAGTCTGAACCTGACGGGTCTGGAGGCTGGACTGAACCGGAGCACCGAACGTACCGGCGCCCCACGCGGCGCACAACGCATGCGAATCGCGCGCCGCCGGGGCCGGACCGCGCTCGCCGCGGCCATCGCCATCGCGGGCGTCGGCCTGCGCGCGCCTGCGGCCGCGCAGGGGCTGCAGCTGCCGCAGCCGGTGGGGTACGTGAACGACTTCGCCAACATCATCACCCCCGCCTACCGCGACAGCATCGACGCGGTGGTGCAGGACGTGGTGCAGAAGAGCGGCGGCGAGATCGTGGTGGTCACCCTTCCCTCGCTGCAGGGGCGCAGCCGCGACGAGGTGGCGCTGCAGATCGGGCGCGAGTGGAAGATCGGGCAGAAGGGCGGCCCCACCGACCGCAACCGCAACACGGGCACGGTGGTGCTGGTTTCCACGCAGGACCGCGAGTGGAAGGTGGAGACCGGCACCAACACCATGACCTTCATCCCCGCGGCCGAGGCCACCCGCCTGGGCCGCGAGCTGATGGTCCCCGAGCTCCGGGCCGGGAACGCGGGGCGCGGCATCTACCTGCTTGTCTCCGCGCTGGCGCAGGCGTACGCCGAGCACTTCGGCTTCCAGCTCTCGCCGGTGGTGGCCACGCCGGCGCCGCAGGCGGAGCGAGATCCGTACGCGGGCCAGCCGAGCGGCGAGTCGGGTGCCACCTTCTGGTTCACCATCGCCCTGATCGTCGTCTTCTTCGTCCTGTCGGGGATGGGCGGGCGGCGGCGCGGGTGCGGCGGCGGCGGGTGCATCCCCATCTTCCTCCCGTTCCCCATGGGCGGCGGCGGACGGCGCGGCGGCGGCTGGGGCGGCGGGGGATGGGGAGGCGGCGGCGGATTCGGGGGCGGCGGCGGGGGCGGGTTCGGGGGATTCGGGGGCGGCGGCGGGTTCAGCGGGGGCGGAGGAGGAGGCAGCTGGTGAGCACCCGAACCGGAGCGAGCATGGGGAAGGAAACCGAGCGGGCGCAGGCGTTCGCGCGCGACCTGGCGTCCGCGTACGGTGACGCGCTGCGCGGGGTGGTGCTGTACGGATCGGCCGCGCGCGGCGAGTACCGCGACGGGGTGAGCGACCTGAACCTGCTGGTGCTGCTGGCCGACACGCGCGCCGCCACGCTGCGCCGCGGCACGGCGCTGGCGCGCGCCTGGGCGGCGGAGAACAATCCGCCGCCGCTGGTGATGAGCGAGGCGGAGTTCCGCGACAGCGTGGACACCTTTCCCATCGAGCTCTCCGACATCCGCGACGCGCACGTGCTGCTGCACGGCGCCGACCCGTTCGCGGGGCTGCAGATCCGCCCGGCGGACCTGCGGCTGCAATTGGAGCGCGAGCTGAAGGGGGCGCAGATCCGGCTGCGCACGCACTACCTCACCCAGTCGGGCGAGGCGGCGAGGTTCGAGCCGGTGCTGCTGAAGTCGCTTTCCACCTTCCTGGTGATGTTCCGCACCGTCCTGCGCCTTTCCGGCGTGGAGGTTGCGCGGGACCCCGAGGCGGCCGTGCGCGCCACGGCCGAGCGGGTGGGGTTCGACCCGGCGCCGCTGCTGGAGATCCTGGCGGCGCGCGCGGGGCGGACGAAGCTGGACGTGCGGCCGGACTCGGCCGTGGTCACGGGGTACCTGGACGCGGTGGCGCGGGTGGTGGAGTTCGTGGACCGGTTCGAGGCGCGGGCCTGACCCCATCGTCGGGCACGCTTTTCCTGGACAAGACGGAGGATACGAGATGCGGCAGAAGCGGATGGCGGTTGCGGCGGCGGCCCTGTCGCTGGCCCTGGGCGGGTGCGGCTACAACCAGATCCAGCAGCTGGACGAGACGGCCGAGCAGGCCAAGTCCAACATCGGCGTGGAATTGACCGCGCGGAACCAGCTGATCCCCAACCTGGTGGCCACGGTGAAGGGCGCGGCGGGCTTCGAGCGCGGCACCTACACCGACGTGGCGCGCGCGCGGGCCGGGCAGCTGGCCAACGCCGAGGCGGGGCTGAACCAGGCCCGGGCGCAGACCCAGACCGCCGTGGAGAGCAAGGACGTGAACCAGCTGCAGCAGGCCGAGCAGGCGCAGACGCGGGCGATCGGCACCTACCTGAACATCGCGGTGGAGGCGTACCCCAACCTGCGGGCCACGCAGAACTTCACCGCGCTGCAGGACCAGCTGGCCGAGAGCGAGAACCGCATCGCCGTGGCCCGGCGCGACTACAACGAGGCGGTGCGCAACTACAACACGTACATCCGCCAGTTCCCGCAGGCCATCACGGCCAAGGTCACCGGCGCGCAGCGCAAGGTGCCGTACCAGGCTCCGGCAGGCAGCGAGCAGGCGCCCACCGTTAACTTCGGCGACAGCGCGAAGTAGCGCGGATCGGCCCGTCGGGGCGATCATGGACGGAGAACGACAGCGGGGCCGCATCTCGAACGAGGGGGTGCGGCCCCCGCTGCATTCCACCCCCGACTGGAAGTCGAGGGCAACAACAGCACAAAGTCCCTGCGGGACTGCGGCCTCACCATCGCCGTGACTCCGAGCGAATGGTGCTGGCAGGATGCTGCTCCTTCGCGCTGATGCATCTCTCCGCACGGAGTGCTCCCCTTCTCCTGCTGTCGGGAGAAGGGGGCCGGGGGAATGAGGGCTCCCGGCGCGCAGCGCCCCCGCCGTCGCACGAAAATGCACCGAGCCCCATCTCCCGTTTCAGGGAGATGGGGCTCGATCGGTGATAATCGTTCCTCTTGCGCTCACCCTCCGGCGCTGACGCCGACGCCAGATCCCATCCTCAATCCCACCAGCAGTACAGGATGCGCCGCTGCCGCATCTCCTCCGCCAGCGCGCGGACGCTGCCGGTGCCCTGCGACACCACGTCGGGGCAGAAGCGGGCGACGCGCGCCGCCAGCTCCATCGCCTCGTCGGCCGAGAGCGGGCGGCGGAAGCGCCCCTCCACGTAGTCGAAGCCCGCGCTGGTGAGTGTGAAGGGGTGATCGCGGTCCGTCTCCCGCAGCCAGTCCGCGATCTCCTTGGGGCCGATGCCGTAGTTGCCGCCGTTGGTGTTCAGCTTCAGCACCAGGCTGAACGGGTCGCGCGACGGGTACACGGCCAGCGCGTCGGGCTCGCCGTGCACGCCGTCGAACTCCTGCGTGTGGAAGAGCACGAACCCGTTCGCCGCGAACCAGGGCTGGGCGGCGGCGAGCAGCGCCTGCACCCGAGCGGTGTCCATCGGCACCATCATCGCG encodes:
- a CDS encoding TPM domain-containing protein: MRIARRRGRTALAAAIAIAGVGLRAPAAAQGLQLPQPVGYVNDFANIITPAYRDSIDAVVQDVVQKSGGEIVVVTLPSLQGRSRDEVALQIGREWKIGQKGGPTDRNRNTGTVVLVSTQDREWKVETGTNTMTFIPAAEATRLGRELMVPELRAGNAGRGIYLLVSALAQAYAEHFGFQLSPVVATPAPQAERDPYAGQPSGESGATFWFTIALIVVFFVLSGMGGRRRGCGGGGCIPIFLPFPMGGGGRRGGGWGGGGWGGGGGFGGGGGGGFGGFGGGGGFSGGGGGGSW
- a CDS encoding nucleotidyltransferase domain-containing protein, translating into MSTRTGASMGKETERAQAFARDLASAYGDALRGVVLYGSAARGEYRDGVSDLNLLVLLADTRAATLRRGTALARAWAAENNPPPLVMSEAEFRDSVDTFPIELSDIRDAHVLLHGADPFAGLQIRPADLRLQLERELKGAQIRLRTHYLTQSGEAARFEPVLLKSLSTFLVMFRTVLRLSGVEVARDPEAAVRATAERVGFDPAPLLEILAARAGRTKLDVRPDSAVVTGYLDAVARVVEFVDRFEARA
- a CDS encoding LemA family protein, which codes for MRQKRMAVAAAALSLALGGCGYNQIQQLDETAEQAKSNIGVELTARNQLIPNLVATVKGAAGFERGTYTDVARARAGQLANAEAGLNQARAQTQTAVESKDVNQLQQAEQAQTRAIGTYLNIAVEAYPNLRATQNFTALQDQLAESENRIAVARRDYNEAVRNYNTYIRQFPQAITAKVTGAQRKVPYQAPAGSEQAPTVNFGDSAK